From Myxococcus xanthus, a single genomic window includes:
- a CDS encoding DUF2381 family protein — protein sequence MSQPARLVLTLVLVWGTATPVAAAQVERAVRKRSVVVATNPTDALPVVRVARDTPTVLLFPAPINRKTLTFDESRIHVLDAGERSVIVQPVADLAEGERYEVGVFFADGRAPARAAFSLVTDPAEVDIQINVQRPELAGATCPVDEPRAPSPEDFVLLGLVDKEGVSATPIKRSRDATQGISVVSAIAYRGNGWVLVDADIRNEAGHSPWTPRVATLTGRVGLPLKARIVQVDSGAIPAGGYGRVLIATETSQLSASPVFTLEIVGDGRTLTLPNVRLPKAASARAP from the coding sequence TTGAGCCAACCGGCCAGATTGGTCCTTACTCTTGTTCTCGTGTGGGGGACTGCGACGCCAGTCGCGGCGGCGCAAGTGGAGCGCGCTGTACGCAAGCGCTCAGTGGTCGTCGCCACTAACCCCACCGATGCCCTCCCTGTCGTCCGGGTGGCGCGCGACACACCGACGGTCCTCCTGTTCCCGGCCCCCATCAACCGGAAGACCCTCACCTTCGACGAGTCGAGGATTCACGTCCTGGATGCCGGTGAGCGGTCGGTCATCGTTCAGCCGGTGGCCGACCTTGCCGAAGGCGAGCGCTACGAAGTTGGGGTCTTCTTTGCGGATGGCAGGGCGCCCGCGCGAGCTGCTTTCTCGCTGGTGACAGACCCGGCCGAAGTGGACATTCAGATCAATGTTCAGCGCCCAGAATTGGCGGGTGCGACATGCCCCGTTGATGAGCCGCGAGCGCCCAGCCCCGAAGACTTCGTGTTGCTGGGACTTGTTGATAAGGAAGGTGTCTCAGCTACGCCCATTAAAAGGTCCCGAGATGCAACGCAGGGGATTTCAGTTGTCTCTGCGATTGCCTATCGTGGAAACGGTTGGGTGCTTGTAGATGCAGATATACGTAATGAGGCCGGACATTCGCCGTGGACGCCAAGAGTCGCCACATTGACCGGCCGCGTTGGACTGCCTCTAAAGGCTCGGATTGTCCAAGTTGATTCGGGGGCAATTCCAGCAGGGGGATACGGGAGAGTTCTCATAGCTACTGAGACATCGCAGTTGAGTGCGAGCCCAGTGTTTACTCTGGAGATTGTTGGAGACGGGCGCACACTGACGCTTCCCAATGTGCGTTTGCCGAAGGCCGCTTCTGCGAGGGCTCCATGA
- a CDS encoding imm11 family protein — protein sequence MERRYFSLKMDVYVKGDHWSLDDPIDAQGRQLDDLWLFRDGKPVELHEKLRVPIERPGEPLDIEFAGTAFTPVVSERVASVFREMAADDTQLFPVEIEGQVRPFFVLNVAREIRCIDDGACREVQFFTADEELHADRAGQYRSVMGLRIDKSKVGNVRVFRLWGWNMPIIVDEEIKDALEANGIFGGKFEEV from the coding sequence ATGGAACGGCGCTACTTCAGTCTGAAAATGGATGTATACGTGAAGGGCGATCATTGGAGCCTTGACGATCCAATCGACGCGCAGGGGCGGCAGCTTGATGATCTGTGGCTGTTCAGGGACGGGAAGCCTGTTGAACTTCACGAAAAGCTCAGAGTTCCAATCGAGCGACCAGGAGAGCCCCTGGATATTGAGTTCGCGGGAACCGCGTTCACGCCTGTCGTTAGTGAGCGGGTCGCGTCTGTTTTTCGCGAGATGGCTGCCGATGACACTCAGCTCTTTCCTGTGGAGATTGAGGGGCAGGTAAGGCCATTTTTTGTTTTGAATGTGGCGCGGGAGATTCGTTGTATTGACGATGGTGCATGCAGGGAGGTTCAGTTTTTTACTGCCGATGAGGAATTGCATGCAGACCGTGCCGGACAGTACAGGTCCGTTATGGGCCTGCGCATCGACAAGTCCAAAGTGGGCAACGTCAGGGTGTTCCGTCTGTGGGGCTGGAACATGCCGATCATCGTTGACGAAGAGATCAAGGATGCCCTCGAAGCGAACGGCATCTTCGGCGGCAAGTTCGAGGAGGTCTGA
- a CDS encoding AHH domain-containing protein, whose product MRALGIAALLLLASGCASTRVVHLHTGGGEPIAFTPVESDPVEIGKDEFKRAVAQLVLDMRLDVAFREVEEDGRRSLLASSEGFVDGAQGRSVPSAYERICQRQDEPHSCLSMLSGGFSLGPSERRMLALYFALDTVWVGVEDAIRDMVNPAALRAMVTTIIGTALVMLVAPEPITKVIAIALTASLIAYLGTGPVWNLGQGFLRLLDESRDAAGFADLERAGHRFGKVLGDNGARVLVIVALSALGGKSAMAAQGPKMPGFAQASSRAQLEGGFQLAGALAGEVQAISISSAGVLNVTLAPTAVAAVAMGAGEGAGAVVGAVGGIQGDPDGKVHHICTDKNTVSDVTGGPWTQRFERIFRRAEMKLSDSENLVKIRGHKGPHPREYHEAVFERLEFATQGCRGTARCRARLVEELAKIARELIKEGSELRSLITKGARE is encoded by the coding sequence ATGAGAGCTTTAGGAATTGCTGCACTGTTGCTGCTTGCGAGCGGGTGCGCGTCGACTCGTGTCGTGCATCTGCACACTGGGGGCGGAGAGCCAATCGCCTTCACTCCAGTTGAGTCCGACCCTGTCGAGATAGGCAAAGACGAGTTCAAGCGTGCCGTTGCGCAGCTCGTGCTCGACATGCGGCTCGACGTCGCCTTCAGGGAAGTTGAGGAGGACGGTCGCCGCTCGTTGCTCGCATCGTCCGAGGGCTTCGTTGACGGCGCGCAAGGCAGATCGGTCCCTTCGGCATACGAGCGCATTTGCCAGCGGCAGGACGAGCCCCATAGCTGCCTGAGCATGCTGTCCGGTGGGTTCTCGCTGGGCCCCTCTGAACGGCGAATGCTCGCGCTCTACTTCGCGCTCGACACGGTGTGGGTCGGCGTCGAGGACGCGATTCGGGACATGGTGAACCCTGCCGCCCTGCGGGCGATGGTCACGACGATAATCGGAACGGCGCTCGTGATGCTGGTCGCGCCTGAGCCCATTACGAAGGTCATCGCGATTGCCCTTACGGCCTCTCTCATCGCCTACCTTGGGACCGGGCCGGTGTGGAATCTCGGGCAGGGGTTTCTGCGCTTGCTTGACGAGTCCCGGGACGCGGCGGGCTTCGCGGACCTGGAGCGGGCTGGGCATCGCTTCGGGAAAGTGCTGGGCGACAACGGGGCCCGTGTCCTGGTGATCGTCGCGCTGTCCGCGCTGGGCGGGAAGAGCGCGATGGCGGCACAGGGACCGAAGATGCCGGGCTTTGCCCAGGCTTCTTCCCGGGCGCAGCTTGAAGGGGGCTTCCAGCTAGCGGGCGCGCTGGCCGGGGAGGTTCAGGCAATCTCGATTTCGTCGGCCGGGGTGCTGAACGTGACGCTCGCACCGACAGCGGTTGCCGCGGTCGCGATGGGCGCAGGCGAAGGCGCTGGGGCTGTGGTGGGCGCTGTTGGAGGCATTCAGGGCGACCCCGACGGCAAGGTGCATCACATCTGCACTGATAAGAACACCGTTTCCGATGTGACCGGTGGCCCCTGGACTCAGAGGTTCGAGCGAATCTTTAGACGGGCTGAAATGAAGCTGAGTGATTCAGAGAACCTTGTGAAAATCCGAGGGCATAAGGGGCCGCACCCTCGAGAGTATCATGAGGCGGTTTTTGAACGGCTGGAGTTCGCGACTCAGGGATGTCGTGGGACCGCTAGATGCCGGGCTCGGTTGGTGGAAGAGCTTGCCAAGATTGCTCGGGAACTCATAAAGGAAGGGTCGGAACTGCGCTCCCTTATCACCAAAGGGGCCCGGGAATAG
- a CDS encoding M15 family metallopeptidase has protein sequence MSLEVITRCAARGVRYVATHGFRDLPEQAELRRLYVAGKGGKASPAGLSAHNYGLAFDFVCDASPRPGVQPDWRESAYRVLGDESTKAGLVWGGRFGDSPHVQWPGYVSALQLTPLRTLVQQSSLADVWARLDAERLSPKWRAANPKLAAELERLGF, from the coding sequence GTGTCCCTAGAGGTCATCACGCGCTGTGCGGCTCGGGGCGTCCGCTACGTCGCGACCCACGGCTTCCGTGACCTGCCGGAGCAGGCAGAGCTGCGTCGGCTGTACGTGGCGGGCAAGGGCGGCAAGGCATCGCCCGCAGGCCTGTCCGCGCACAACTACGGCCTCGCCTTCGACTTCGTCTGTGACGCGAGCCCGCGACCTGGCGTGCAGCCGGATTGGCGCGAGTCGGCTTACCGCGTGCTGGGTGACGAATCCACGAAGGCGGGACTCGTCTGGGGCGGCAGGTTCGGCGACTCCCCCCATGTGCAGTGGCCGGGCTACGTGAGCGCGCTTCAGCTCACGCCGCTTCGTACCCTGGTCCAGCAGAGTTCCCTCGCCGACGTGTGGGCTCGCCTCGATGCCGAGCGCCTGTCGCCGAAGTGGCGTGCAGCAAACCCGAAGCTCGCGGCCGAACTGGAGCGGCTGGGCTTCTAA